The Pseudopipra pipra isolate bDixPip1 chromosome 6, bDixPip1.hap1, whole genome shotgun sequence genome includes a region encoding these proteins:
- the RPL27A gene encoding large ribosomal subunit protein uL15, protein MPSRLRKTRKLRGHVSHGHGRVGKHRKHPGGRGNAGGMHHHRINFDKYHPGYFGKVGMRHYHLKRNQKFCPTVNLDKLWTLVSEQTRLNYAKNEAGLAPVIDVVRSGYYKVLGKGKLPKQPVIVKAKFFSRRAEEKIKEVGGACVLVA, encoded by the exons atg CCTTCCAGGCTAAGGAAGACCCGGAAGCTGAGAGGGCACGTCAGCCACGGGCACGGCCGCGTGG ggaAACACAGGAAGCATCCAGGAGGACGTGGTAATGCTGGTGGTATGCACCATCACAGGATTAACTTTGATAAATA TCACCCTGGTTACTTTGGAAAAGTAGGCATGAGACACTATCACTTGAAGAGAAACCAAAAGTTCTGTCCTACTGTCAACCTGGATAAACTGTGGACGCTCGTCAGTGAACAGACCAGGCTTAATTATGCCAAAAATGAGGCTGGTCTGGCCCCGGTCATCGATGTAGTGCGCTCG GGCTACTACAAAGTCCTGGGCAAGGGGAAGCTGCCCAAGCAGCCTGTAATTGTGAAAGCAAAGTTCTTCAGTAGAAGAGCAGAGGAGAAGATCAAAGAAGTTGGTGGTGCCTGTGTGCTTGTGGCATaa